From the genome of Yersinia enterocolitica, one region includes:
- a CDS encoding HAD-IB family hydrolase, with product MDLALFDLDETLISDDSSGLWLRWLVDKGLAPSELAEQEQYLMKQYYQGQMSMSCYMESTLSPLIGKHTAEVAGWVERFIERDILPRIYPQARKLLAWHRNRGDYIVIISATGEHLVTPIAQHFSANAALSIGVAVEDNRYTGKTYGTLTYREGKVERLKQWLMASPQLDFQHTYGYSDSINDKPLLEYVDHAAVINPGNELVDLAILHDWDIHHWQRR from the coding sequence ATGGATTTGGCCCTGTTTGATCTCGATGAAACGCTGATCAGTGATGATAGCTCCGGCCTTTGGTTACGCTGGCTGGTTGATAAAGGGCTGGCTCCTAGTGAGCTGGCAGAACAAGAACAGTATTTGATGAAACAGTACTATCAAGGGCAGATGTCGATGTCCTGTTATATGGAATCAACATTGTCGCCCTTAATCGGCAAACATACGGCTGAAGTTGCTGGCTGGGTTGAGCGTTTTATCGAGCGAGATATTCTGCCACGAATTTATCCGCAAGCCAGGAAGCTACTGGCCTGGCACCGTAATCGCGGTGATTACATCGTGATTATTTCAGCTACCGGCGAACATTTGGTTACCCCTATTGCGCAGCATTTCTCTGCCAATGCAGCATTATCTATCGGTGTTGCGGTGGAGGATAACCGCTACACCGGCAAGACCTATGGCACCCTGACTTACCGTGAAGGCAAAGTCGAACGGTTAAAACAGTGGCTCATGGCGTCGCCTCAGTTAGATTTTCAGCATACCTACGGTTACAGCGACTCGATTAATGACAAGCCGCTACTGGAATATGTTGATCATGCGGCAGTGATTAATCCCGGTAATGAATTAGTGGATTTGGCAATACTGCATGACTGGGATATCCACCATTGGCAACGGCGTTAA
- a CDS encoding ligand-gated channel protein yields the protein MVKVNKGFRKSHSAALVIAAIISSQASAAETKNTTATDTMVVTASGFQQRIQDSAASISVVTREQIENKAYRDITDALKDVPGVVVTGGGSHSDISIRGMSAKYTLILVDGKRVDTRSTRPNSDGSGIEQGWLPPLAAIERIEVVRGPMSSLYGSDAMGGVINVITRKVGKEWQGTVRADATLQEDSDSGDIYQTNAYASGPLIDGLLGLKVSGLLSHRSEDKIIDGYNEQRMRNGAATFTLTPDDKNEFDFDIGHYVQDRNSTAGRSVALTGKSSDVQYDRNNYAITHHGYYDFGNSTSYVQRDETRNPSRDMKSVDNIFNSQTSFLFDSHTLILGGQYRYEELNDKGNQLASAKDLTKLTRWSWALFAEDEWQMTNDFALTGGVRMDQDENYGTHWTPRLYGVWHLAEQWTLKGGVSGGYRSPDLRQATENWGQITGGGRGDPAIIVGNANLKPERSLSQEIGVLWDDQEGMNAGVTLFNTDFKDKITEVRRCTDTTGNASGQCMINGTSYKFISDRTNVDKAMTRGVEATFGWEINKAWSLTSNYTFTQSEQKSGQFSGQPLNQMPKHMLNGTLNWQANEELATWVRANYRGRTSEYLDRTSMGNKTPSYTFVDLGANYQLTKEFRLMGGVYNVLDKRVDIEVNDKVLDGRRYMVGASYDF from the coding sequence ATGGTTAAGGTTAACAAGGGTTTTAGAAAATCTCACAGTGCGGCATTAGTGATAGCTGCAATTATCTCATCTCAGGCATCCGCCGCTGAAACAAAAAATACCACGGCAACTGACACCATGGTTGTCACGGCATCCGGTTTCCAACAACGCATTCAAGATTCTGCGGCATCTATTTCTGTGGTTACCCGCGAGCAGATTGAAAATAAAGCCTATCGTGATATTACCGATGCGCTGAAAGATGTTCCCGGCGTTGTTGTCACCGGTGGTGGTAGCCACAGTGATATCAGTATTCGTGGCATGTCCGCTAAATACACCCTGATTCTGGTGGATGGTAAACGTGTTGATACCCGTAGCACCCGCCCTAACAGCGACGGTTCAGGGATTGAGCAAGGCTGGCTGCCACCACTTGCCGCCATTGAGCGTATTGAAGTTGTACGTGGCCCGATGTCCTCTTTATATGGTTCGGATGCCATGGGAGGGGTAATCAACGTTATTACCCGGAAGGTGGGTAAAGAGTGGCAAGGCACGGTGCGCGCAGATGCCACCTTGCAGGAGGATTCAGACTCCGGCGATATATATCAGACCAATGCTTACGCTTCTGGTCCATTAATTGATGGCTTGCTGGGATTGAAAGTTAGCGGGCTTCTCTCGCATCGTAGCGAAGATAAGATAATCGATGGCTACAATGAACAGCGCATGAGAAACGGTGCGGCAACATTTACCCTGACTCCCGATGATAAAAACGAATTTGATTTTGATATCGGCCATTATGTGCAGGACCGAAACTCAACCGCCGGGCGTTCAGTGGCATTAACCGGTAAAAGCAGTGACGTGCAATATGACCGTAATAATTATGCGATTACCCACCACGGTTATTATGATTTCGGTAATTCAACCAGCTATGTTCAACGAGATGAAACCCGTAATCCATCACGTGACATGAAGAGTGTTGATAATATCTTTAATAGCCAAACCTCATTCCTGTTCGATAGCCATACTTTAATTCTTGGCGGTCAATATCGTTATGAAGAGCTGAATGACAAGGGTAATCAACTAGCCTCCGCCAAAGATTTGACTAAATTGACCCGTTGGAGTTGGGCGTTATTTGCAGAAGATGAATGGCAGATGACCAATGATTTCGCGCTGACCGGTGGTGTCCGTATGGATCAGGACGAAAACTACGGTACTCACTGGACACCACGTCTGTACGGTGTCTGGCATCTGGCTGAACAATGGACATTAAAGGGCGGGGTATCTGGTGGCTATCGTTCACCTGATTTACGTCAGGCCACGGAAAACTGGGGACAAATCACCGGCGGTGGTCGGGGTGATCCTGCTATCATTGTCGGTAATGCCAACCTGAAACCAGAAAGAAGCCTCAGCCAGGAAATTGGTGTGCTGTGGGATGATCAGGAAGGTATGAATGCCGGTGTGACACTGTTTAATACTGATTTTAAAGATAAAATCACCGAGGTACGCCGTTGTACTGATACCACGGGCAATGCGTCCGGCCAATGTATGATCAATGGTACCAGCTATAAATTTATTAGTGATCGCACCAACGTGGATAAAGCCATGACCCGTGGTGTGGAAGCGACTTTCGGTTGGGAAATCAATAAAGCCTGGTCACTGACATCGAACTACACCTTTACTCAATCTGAGCAGAAAAGTGGGCAATTCTCGGGTCAACCGTTGAACCAGATGCCTAAGCACATGTTGAACGGTACGCTGAACTGGCAGGCAAATGAAGAATTAGCCACCTGGGTTCGGGCTAACTACCGGGGTAGAACATCAGAGTATCTTGATCGTACCAGTATGGGCAATAAAACGCCGTCTTACACTTTTGTCGATTTAGGGGCTAACTATCAACTGACCAAAGAGTTCCGTTTGATGGGAGGCGTGTATAACGTACTGGATAAACGTGTAGATATCGAAGTTAACGATAAAGTGCTGGATGGGCGCCGTTATATGGTTGGTGCCAGCTACGATTTCTAA
- a CDS encoding metal ABC transporter substrate-binding protein — translation MTKTRISGLISATLLTAWVSSFSLSAQAAEALRVAADPVPHAEILQFVQKLDPSLNLKVIEIPNGVNSNELLAHGDVDANYFQHVPYLHSQEQALGQKFAVAATVHIEPLGVYSHKHKTFADVPQNGTVAVPNNVTNLSRALYLLKDQGLITLKPGFTDPAKNQATPKDIADNPKHLKILEIESPQIPRSLDDVDLAVINGNYALEAGLNPAKDALGLEKAAGNPYANILVTTPALASDPRIKQLAKDLQSPEVAKFITEKYAGSVIPVAGLKS, via the coding sequence ATGACTAAAACACGTATTTCCGGCCTGATTAGTGCCACCTTACTAACTGCATGGGTGTCTTCTTTTAGTTTGTCAGCACAGGCAGCCGAAGCGCTGCGGGTAGCCGCCGATCCGGTTCCTCATGCAGAAATTCTGCAATTTGTGCAAAAACTCGATCCCTCTCTGAACCTGAAGGTCATCGAGATCCCCAATGGTGTGAACTCGAATGAGTTGCTGGCACACGGTGATGTCGATGCCAACTACTTCCAGCATGTGCCTTATCTGCACTCCCAGGAGCAGGCGCTGGGGCAAAAATTTGCCGTGGCCGCAACGGTGCATATTGAGCCACTTGGCGTCTATTCCCACAAACATAAAACCTTTGCTGATGTCCCGCAAAATGGCACGGTAGCGGTGCCGAATAACGTGACTAATCTCAGCCGTGCGCTCTATTTACTGAAAGATCAGGGACTGATTACCTTGAAGCCGGGCTTTACCGATCCGGCTAAAAATCAGGCGACGCCGAAGGATATCGCGGACAATCCAAAACACCTGAAAATTTTAGAGATTGAATCACCGCAAATCCCTCGTTCATTGGATGATGTTGATTTAGCAGTGATTAATGGAAATTATGCGTTGGAGGCAGGGCTTAATCCGGCGAAAGATGCATTAGGACTGGAGAAAGCTGCCGGTAACCCTTATGCCAATATTCTGGTCACCACCCCCGCGCTGGCCAGTGATCCACGAATCAAACAATTGGCGAAAGATTTACAGTCACCCGAAGTGGCGAAGTTTATCACTGAGAAATACGCCGGTTCAGTTATCCCTGTGGCAGGCCTTAAATCATGA
- a CDS encoding amino acid permease, giving the protein MTQQNTKIPVQQGAQRLRRELKSRHLAMIAIGGSIGTGLFVASGATVSQAGPGGALLSYALIGLMVYFLMTSLGELAAFMPVSGSFSTYGSKYVEEGFGFALGWNYWYNWAVTIAVDLVAAQLVMNYWFPDAPGWIWSALFLALMFLLNYISVKGFGEAEYWFSLIKVTTVIIFIIIGVMMISGIMKGGESAGWHNWTIGDAPFAGGFSAMIGVAMIVGFSFQGTELIGIAAGESKDPGKNIPRAVRKVFWRILLFYIFAILIISLIIPYTDPSLLRNDVKDISVSPFTLVFQNAGLLSAAAVMNAVILTAVLSAGNSGMYASTRMLFTLASEGKAPRIFAKLSEGGVPRNALYATTVVAGLCFLSSMFGNQTVYLWLLNTSGMTGFIAWLGIAISHYRFRRGYMMQGRDLNDLPYQSGFFPIGPIFAFVLCLVITLGQNYQAFLQDRIDWYGVTATYIGIPLFLVIWFGYKLSRGTKVIKYQEMEFPKWRDDSEDNPEPTKPVMTAD; this is encoded by the coding sequence ATGACTCAGCAAAATACTAAAATCCCAGTGCAGCAGGGTGCGCAGCGTTTACGTCGGGAGCTTAAATCACGGCACTTAGCCATGATTGCTATCGGTGGTTCTATTGGTACCGGTTTGTTTGTTGCCTCAGGGGCAACGGTATCGCAAGCAGGCCCGGGTGGAGCATTGCTCTCCTATGCATTGATTGGCCTGATGGTTTATTTCCTGATGACCAGTCTCGGTGAGCTGGCGGCATTTATGCCGGTATCAGGCTCATTTTCAACTTATGGCTCCAAATACGTCGAGGAAGGCTTTGGTTTCGCCCTTGGCTGGAACTATTGGTACAACTGGGCCGTCACTATCGCTGTTGACTTGGTCGCGGCACAATTGGTGATGAATTACTGGTTCCCAGACGCACCAGGCTGGATTTGGAGTGCGCTGTTCCTCGCCCTGATGTTTTTACTGAACTACATCTCAGTAAAAGGCTTTGGTGAAGCGGAATACTGGTTCTCACTGATTAAAGTCACCACAGTCATTATCTTCATCATTATTGGTGTAATGATGATTAGCGGCATTATGAAAGGCGGTGAGAGCGCGGGTTGGCACAACTGGACCATTGGTGATGCACCCTTTGCAGGGGGCTTCTCGGCGATGATTGGTGTGGCAATGATTGTTGGTTTCTCTTTCCAAGGCACTGAACTGATTGGTATTGCGGCCGGTGAATCAAAAGATCCAGGTAAAAATATTCCACGCGCAGTGCGCAAGGTGTTCTGGCGTATTTTACTGTTCTATATCTTTGCTATTTTGATTATCAGCCTGATTATTCCGTATACCGATCCAAGTCTGTTACGTAATGATGTCAAAGATATCAGTGTTAGCCCATTCACGCTGGTATTCCAGAATGCAGGTTTGCTGTCAGCGGCCGCGGTGATGAATGCGGTTATCCTGACGGCAGTGTTGTCAGCGGGTAACTCGGGGATGTATGCCTCAACCCGTATGTTGTTTACCCTGGCCTCAGAAGGTAAAGCGCCACGTATCTTTGCCAAGCTGTCTGAGGGCGGGGTGCCACGTAATGCTCTGTATGCCACCACGGTAGTGGCCGGATTGTGCTTCCTAAGTTCAATGTTTGGCAACCAAACTGTGTATCTGTGGTTACTTAATACCTCAGGTATGACTGGCTTTATTGCTTGGTTGGGTATTGCTATCAGCCATTATCGTTTCCGCCGTGGCTATATGATGCAAGGCCGTGACTTGAACGACTTACCGTATCAGTCTGGTTTCTTCCCGATAGGGCCGATTTTCGCCTTCGTACTGTGTTTGGTTATTACTTTGGGGCAGAACTATCAGGCTTTCTTGCAAGACCGCATTGATTGGTATGGTGTGACTGCAACCTATATTGGTATTCCATTGTTCCTGGTGATTTGGTTTGGCTACAAATTGAGCCGTGGCACTAAGGTTATCAAATACCAAGAGATGGAATTCCCGAAATGGCGTGATGACAGTGAAGATAATCCTGAGCCGACAAAGCCGGTGATGACCGCTGACTAG
- a CDS encoding glutathione S-transferase, translating into MLTVWGRNNSTNVKKVLWCLEELGISYQRIDVGGQYGKLNDPLYRSMNPNGLIPCLQDGDFILWESNTIVRYLAAQYGDSALYLPDAQLRAGAEKWMDWATSSMVEPFKAVFIGLVRTPPEQQDKVKIAQGMTQLNTLMAIADHALEKQAYLSGDKFGIGDIPLGCLAYAWFNLSIERPSLPSLQRWYHSVSQRAAFKKVIDIGLS; encoded by the coding sequence ATGCTGACTGTTTGGGGTCGGAATAACTCGACCAATGTCAAAAAAGTACTTTGGTGTTTAGAAGAACTGGGTATCAGCTATCAGCGCATTGATGTCGGTGGCCAATATGGCAAGCTCAATGATCCCCTGTATCGCTCAATGAATCCAAATGGCCTGATCCCTTGCCTGCAAGATGGAGACTTCATCCTGTGGGAGTCCAATACGATTGTCCGCTATCTGGCCGCACAATACGGCGATAGTGCACTTTATTTACCTGATGCACAGTTACGCGCAGGGGCAGAAAAGTGGATGGATTGGGCCACTTCCAGCATGGTGGAACCCTTTAAAGCGGTGTTTATCGGGTTGGTACGCACCCCACCAGAACAGCAGGATAAAGTGAAAATTGCTCAGGGTATGACACAACTCAATACCCTGATGGCAATTGCCGATCACGCACTTGAGAAACAAGCGTATCTGTCTGGCGATAAATTCGGTATTGGGGATATCCCGTTAGGGTGCCTGGCCTATGCCTGGTTTAACCTGTCGATCGAACGTCCATCACTGCCAAGTTTACAGCGGTGGTATCACAGCGTGTCACAACGTGCTGCATTCAAAAAAGTGATTGATATTGGCCTGAGTTGA
- a CDS encoding isopenicillin N synthase family oxygenase, whose translation MDLSLLNGSETERQAFLVDLRHAARDIGFFYLTGHGIDPALLQQIQTLSREFFALPDEDKLAVAMVRSPHFRGYNRAASELTRGLPDWREQFDIGAERAPLPQTPDTPSWARLQGPNQWPAALPELKPTILQWQREMTGMALRLLRAFALALELDEHAFDELYGDKPNEHIKLIRYPGRETTQSGQGVGAHKDSGFLSFLLQDQQRGLQVEVEEGRWIDAAPRPGTFVVNIGELLELASNGYLRATVHRVETPPAGTDRLSIAFFLGARLDAVVPLYQLPAPLVAQARGPASDPHNPLFRDVGLNYLKGRLRSHPDVAERYYPAQLKL comes from the coding sequence TTGGATCTTTCCCTGCTTAATGGCAGTGAAACTGAACGTCAGGCATTCTTAGTCGATTTACGCCATGCCGCACGAGATATCGGATTCTTTTATCTCACCGGACATGGCATTGACCCCGCGTTATTACAACAAATCCAAACCTTATCCCGTGAATTTTTTGCCTTGCCTGATGAGGACAAACTGGCGGTGGCCATGGTGCGCTCGCCACATTTTCGTGGCTATAACCGTGCGGCCTCTGAGTTAACGCGAGGCCTACCGGATTGGCGCGAGCAGTTCGATATTGGCGCGGAAAGAGCCCCATTACCGCAAACGCCAGATACGCCAAGTTGGGCGCGGCTGCAAGGGCCAAACCAGTGGCCAGCGGCATTGCCGGAATTAAAACCAACAATACTGCAATGGCAGCGGGAAATGACCGGAATGGCACTGCGCTTGCTGCGGGCTTTCGCTCTGGCATTGGAACTGGATGAACATGCATTTGATGAGTTGTATGGCGATAAACCCAATGAACATATCAAGTTGATTCGCTATCCAGGGCGTGAAACCACACAAAGCGGTCAGGGGGTCGGTGCGCATAAAGACTCCGGTTTCCTCAGTTTCTTATTGCAAGACCAGCAACGCGGCTTGCAGGTGGAGGTGGAGGAAGGGCGCTGGATTGATGCCGCACCACGACCCGGCACCTTCGTGGTCAATATTGGAGAGCTGCTGGAGCTGGCCAGTAATGGTTATCTGCGCGCCACGGTGCACCGGGTGGAAACACCTCCTGCCGGTACAGACCGGTTATCTATCGCCTTCTTCCTGGGGGCGCGTCTGGATGCGGTGGTTCCGCTGTATCAACTGCCAGCGCCGCTGGTGGCGCAAGCGCGTGGGCCAGCCAGTGATCCTCATAACCCGCTGTTTCGTGATGTTGGGCTTAATTATCTCAAGGGCCGTTTGCGCTCTCACCCCGATGTTGCCGAGCGTTACTACCCTGCGCAATTGAAGCTGTAG